Proteins encoded together in one Chloroflexi bacterium ADurb.Bin180 window:
- a CDS encoding tetratricopeptide repeat protein, protein MENTGLIGDILALLGVFFLGFVAGVLFAPVQRLLAGVVRGPKVLVKGAQAVSTRLLEALSSAEDRIDNSRVSQSLTNAVTGVLTIGLRQAEAAFREGREAFDRGDYGTARRRLSLALLWDQRVELAPMHISAHLKLGMLDENKGDFAEAKKHYQRAAQLDPNNTEAAARLGIVHFRLKENGAALFQLQRALELDPSNLDTHYSLYTVYRQAGMEKEALEQLRIIKAGESADKLVELFAQHGAEHFRLEAYVEAAADYELALQLMPQSLPLYLALGDLYYLMKQPRTAVETWCRGLWEGYSEALAERVQTVANEADNVWEIITLVRDCTERHPQDGRYGLLLSRLLHLVGAEEERVARLEAAARVSAPPVAALMELGELYAQAGDAERASQCYRNGLMAVRGQQEVFCCRVCGNVSSENQQRCFRCGNWQTFESRVRAGCEKRSTVPLDLLERASNVRHRLGSTWSRIRGLLPSAAPHSREEDKPV, encoded by the coding sequence ATGGAGAACACAGGCCTGATTGGTGACATCCTCGCCCTGCTGGGCGTCTTCTTTCTGGGCTTTGTGGCCGGGGTGCTCTTTGCACCGGTCCAGCGTCTGCTGGCTGGAGTCGTGAGGGGTCCCAAGGTCCTCGTCAAAGGTGCACAAGCAGTGAGCACCAGGCTGCTAGAAGCTCTCTCCTCGGCGGAAGACCGGATTGACAACAGCCGGGTGAGTCAGAGTCTGACCAACGCCGTAACGGGAGTGCTGACGATAGGGCTAAGGCAGGCCGAGGCCGCCTTCCGCGAAGGGAGAGAAGCATTTGACCGCGGCGACTATGGCACAGCGCGGCGCAGGCTATCTCTGGCGCTCCTCTGGGACCAGCGTGTCGAGCTGGCTCCGATGCACATTTCGGCCCATCTTAAGCTGGGTATGCTTGATGAGAACAAAGGCGACTTTGCCGAGGCCAAGAAGCACTACCAGAGAGCAGCACAGCTCGATCCAAACAACACCGAGGCTGCGGCTCGCCTTGGGATAGTCCATTTTCGACTCAAGGAGAATGGAGCGGCGCTCTTCCAGCTCCAGCGGGCTCTGGAACTCGATCCGTCGAATCTCGACACACACTACAGCCTGTACACCGTGTACCGTCAGGCGGGGATGGAGAAAGAAGCGCTCGAGCAACTGCGCATCATCAAAGCGGGCGAGAGCGCAGACAAGCTGGTCGAGCTCTTCGCCCAGCATGGTGCTGAGCACTTTAGGTTGGAAGCATATGTGGAGGCGGCAGCAGACTATGAACTGGCTCTGCAACTGATGCCACAGTCGCTGCCTCTATATCTAGCGCTGGGCGACCTGTATTACCTGATGAAGCAGCCACGCACTGCGGTCGAGACCTGGTGCAGAGGGCTATGGGAGGGGTACTCTGAAGCCCTGGCTGAGCGGGTTCAAACCGTGGCCAACGAAGCGGACAATGTCTGGGAGATCATCACTCTGGTCAGGGACTGTACCGAACGCCATCCTCAAGACGGGCGATATGGCTTGCTCCTCTCCCGACTCTTGCACCTGGTCGGTGCTGAGGAGGAGAGGGTGGCCAGGCTGGAGGCAGCGGCGAGGGTCAGTGCGCCGCCAGTAGCTGCGCTGATGGAACTGGGCGAGCTCTATGCGCAGGCCGGCGATGCGGAGCGAGCCAGCCAGTGCTATCGAAACGGACTGATGGCTGTTCGTGGCCAGCAAGAGGTTTTTTGCTGTCGAGTCTGTGGAAACGTCAGCAGCGAGAACCAACAACGCTGCTTTCGGTGTGGTAATTGGCAGACCTTTGAATCTAGAGTGCGCGCCGGGTGTGAGAAGAGAAGTACGGTACCGCTCGACCTGCTCGAGAGGGCGAGCAATGTACGACACCGCCTGGGGTCGACGTGGAGCAGAATCAGGGGCCTTCTCCCTTCAGCAGCACCGCATTCTCGAGAGGAAGACAAGCCGGTATGA
- the regX3_1 gene encoding Sensory transduction protein regX3, translating into MNDTQIVDQMIGREDDVAYVMACARDAECCAIVGVSNIGKSTLLRALSSSELQKKHLGGSDREHLFVYVDLNLVSQVTEQGFYEAILRNMLQELASRGGEEGLRQTVQVGYKAVVSADNPFMIPLAFEDSIQALCTGQPARLVLLLDEFDEVFAEVDSRAFVRLRALRDRLRESLCYVTATGRPLNDSQRDHATGEFCEMFAAHTRFLKPLSTQSSQALLDAWARRTRTPLTTDDISLIAEVAGGHPVLLETSARVITRAREEAAWHLASSDYGHIRERLDGDAVVRIECAKLWNDLSVLEQEALIALLNGQEVARADTLIDKGIVQVTSTGKSVFSELLAGFARRQQLVRRRGPQGIRIDVEAGDVWVDGKLAPLLTDLEYKLLLLLYGNLDRICDKYKIVESVWGENYIDQVDDARIEKLVSRLREKLEPNPVEPKYVMTVRGRGYKLVGPE; encoded by the coding sequence ATGAACGACACGCAGATAGTAGACCAGATGATTGGGCGCGAGGACGATGTGGCTTACGTCATGGCATGCGCGCGCGATGCCGAGTGCTGTGCCATCGTCGGGGTCAGCAACATTGGCAAATCGACCCTTCTGCGGGCGCTGTCATCGTCGGAGCTTCAAAAGAAACACCTGGGTGGGTCAGACCGCGAGCACCTGTTTGTGTACGTCGACCTGAATCTGGTATCTCAGGTTACTGAACAGGGTTTCTACGAGGCGATCCTACGGAACATGCTGCAGGAACTTGCGTCGCGGGGCGGGGAAGAGGGATTGCGGCAGACGGTGCAAGTAGGCTACAAGGCCGTCGTTAGTGCTGATAACCCGTTTATGATACCGCTGGCCTTTGAGGACAGCATTCAGGCCCTGTGCACGGGACAGCCAGCCAGGCTGGTTCTGCTGCTCGACGAGTTTGACGAGGTCTTTGCAGAAGTGGACTCGCGGGCCTTTGTTCGCCTCAGGGCGCTCAGGGACAGACTGCGGGAGAGCCTTTGCTACGTCACCGCAACCGGGCGTCCCCTGAACGACAGCCAACGCGACCATGCGACGGGTGAGTTCTGCGAGATGTTCGCCGCGCATACGAGGTTTCTCAAGCCGCTGTCGACGCAGTCCTCGCAGGCCCTGCTGGACGCGTGGGCGCGACGTACGCGTACTCCGCTGACGACCGACGACATCAGCTTAATTGCCGAGGTAGCCGGCGGGCATCCTGTTCTGCTGGAAACCAGCGCGCGCGTCATCACGCGCGCGCGAGAGGAGGCCGCCTGGCACCTAGCGTCGTCAGACTATGGCCACATTCGCGAGCGGCTGGACGGCGATGCTGTGGTGAGAATCGAGTGCGCCAAACTATGGAATGACCTGAGCGTGCTGGAACAAGAAGCTCTGATTGCCTTGCTCAATGGCCAGGAGGTAGCCAGAGCGGACACACTCATCGACAAAGGGATTGTGCAAGTCACATCGACTGGCAAGAGCGTATTCTCGGAATTGCTGGCCGGTTTTGCCAGGCGACAGCAGTTGGTGCGCCGACGCGGTCCACAGGGCATCCGGATCGATGTTGAAGCCGGTGATGTCTGGGTGGATGGCAAGCTGGCGCCGCTGCTGACGGACTTGGAGTACAAGCTGCTTTTGCTGCTTTATGGCAATCTGGATCGCATTTGTGACAAGTACAAGATTGTCGAATCGGTCTGGGGAGAGAACTATATTGACCAAGTGGACGACGCACGGATAGAAAAGCTGGTCAGTCGCCTGCGTGAAAAGCTGGAACCGAATCCGGTTGAGCCCAAGTACGTAATGACCGTCCGCGGCCGTGGCTACAAGCTGGTAGGTCCGGAGTGA
- a CDS encoding hypothetical protein (Phage shock protein A homolog): protein MAALLDRVKTLISANLNYIVSQALKANSMAVVDEYIRKVEDNLEALEDAAATVGGEAKTIKRKFDDLDAQTKELDRNIDLFLTQGKEDLAQAAQYRYNTVKRLADTYGEQARAQESEYKKLLDAKLKLEAKLTEAKRERTELQAMLDLAKSKELTHKVVEGVGGVTGAQGGMQEIRDEIQRRLDKATAQGEIDATRLDNQMAEALEKDTIDRQLAARKARLGM from the coding sequence ATGGCAGCACTTTTGGATCGGGTCAAGACTCTGATATCGGCTAACCTGAACTACATTGTCAGCCAGGCTCTCAAGGCCAACAGTATGGCTGTCGTCGATGAGTACATCCGCAAGGTCGAGGACAACCTCGAGGCGCTGGAAGACGCGGCCGCCACCGTGGGTGGAGAGGCCAAGACGATCAAGCGCAAGTTCGACGACCTCGATGCTCAGACAAAAGAGCTCGACCGCAACATCGACCTGTTCCTGACTCAGGGCAAGGAAGATCTGGCTCAGGCGGCACAGTACCGTTACAACACCGTCAAGCGCCTGGCCGACACCTACGGCGAGCAGGCCAGGGCTCAGGAGTCAGAGTACAAAAAGCTCCTGGACGCCAAGCTCAAGCTGGAGGCCAAGCTCACTGAGGCCAAGCGAGAGCGGACCGAGCTCCAGGCAATGCTTGACCTGGCCAAGAGCAAGGAGCTGACGCACAAGGTGGTCGAAGGCGTCGGCGGCGTGACCGGGGCGCAGGGCGGGATGCAAGAGATTCGCGATGAGATCCAGCGCCGGCTGGACAAAGCGACAGCGCAGGGTGAGATTGACGCCACGCGCCTCGACAACCAGATGGCCGAAGCTCTGGAGAAGGACACCATTGATCGCCAGCTCGCGGCCCGCAAGGCACGACTGGGAATGTAG